The Thermanaerovibrio acidaminovorans DSM 6589 genome contains a region encoding:
- a CDS encoding sensor histidine kinase → MKIKDPLFGILSPKQLRSALLKTLIGEALLMGFSLMLLILASILWQRETESVSLDRVVVFSFSQPGIARSILVALMGALPFVFILSILDELSYERRLRRLFWALKDVGEGKRSPTEGFDGTYEEQIAELLGSYSILARDKGVNLNSQFLSDAGHEIRTPLSIIKGRIELALMKERSGPYYKEKLEDVLRQVCSLERLTKGILELSRLEGMKELDLGMTDLSIVAEEALSSLKDQIRAKGQRVKLVTEEAPVLGDEDMLVQMCRAILDNASKYSPNGSLIEMTVRRDDKGGLGVISVKDYGMGMDPGTAVKCFQPFWRKEASRSSEGYGLGLSMAQRIARLHGGHISVRSTDGMGSTFTFSMPLKEGD, encoded by the coding sequence ATGAAGATCAAGGATCCCTTGTTCGGCATCCTGTCACCCAAACAGCTTAGGTCCGCCCTGCTGAAGACCCTGATAGGCGAGGCGCTACTCATGGGTTTCTCCCTCATGTTGCTGATACTGGCCTCCATCCTCTGGCAGAGGGAGACCGAGTCGGTATCGCTGGACAGGGTCGTGGTCTTCAGCTTCTCCCAGCCGGGCATAGCCAGGTCCATCCTGGTGGCGCTAATGGGGGCCCTACCCTTCGTCTTCATCCTCTCCATCCTTGACGAGCTATCCTACGAGCGCAGGTTGAGGAGGCTCTTCTGGGCCCTGAAGGACGTTGGGGAGGGGAAGAGGTCCCCCACGGAGGGGTTCGACGGCACCTACGAGGAGCAGATAGCCGAGCTTCTTGGGAGCTACTCCATCCTGGCCCGGGACAAGGGGGTAAACCTCAACAGCCAGTTCCTGTCCGACGCGGGACACGAGATCCGAACCCCCCTCTCCATAATCAAGGGGAGAATCGAGCTGGCCCTGATGAAGGAGCGAAGCGGCCCCTATTACAAGGAGAAGCTGGAGGACGTGCTGAGGCAGGTCTGCTCCCTGGAGCGGCTCACCAAGGGGATCCTGGAGCTGTCCCGGCTGGAGGGCATGAAGGAGCTGGACCTGGGGATGACGGACCTCTCCATCGTTGCTGAGGAGGCCCTGTCATCCCTCAAGGATCAGATCCGGGCCAAGGGGCAGAGGGTAAAGCTGGTCACCGAGGAGGCGCCGGTCCTTGGGGATGAGGACATGCTGGTTCAGATGTGCCGGGCTATATTGGACAACGCGTCCAAGTACAGCCCCAACGGGTCCCTGATCGAGATGACCGTCCGACGGGATGACAAGGGGGGGCTTGGGGTCATCTCGGTGAAGGACTATGGGATGGGCATGGACCCGGGGACGGCAGTCAAGTGTTTTCAGCCCTTCTGGAGGAAGGAGGCCTCCAGGTCAAGCGAGGGTTATGGCCTGGGGCTCTCCATGGCCCAGCGGATCGCACGGCTTCACGGGGGGCACATATCGGTGAGGTCCACCGATGGGATGGGAAGCACCTTCACCTTCAGCATGCCCCTCAAGGAGGGGGACTAG
- a CDS encoding response regulator transcription factor, whose amino-acid sequence MRLLIIEDNEDLCQLLREGFEELGHEVDTAGDGRNGLDLIRSGKYDCVILDIMLPEMDGFEVMDQVRDEGHDVPVIMLTAKDSVEDRVHGLEQGADDYLTKPFDFKELMARVNALMRRSGDQRRSILKCGPLTLDPVARECRVGDIKVPLRRREFDILELLMRYENQVFSRDKIIAQVWQKEYDGTSNVVDVHIKYLRDKLRPFNLDMMVVTVRGVGYKVANPEGE is encoded by the coding sequence ATGAGGCTTCTGATCATCGAGGACAACGAGGATCTCTGTCAACTGCTCCGGGAGGGTTTTGAGGAGCTGGGGCACGAGGTTGACACCGCCGGCGACGGCAGGAACGGCCTTGACCTCATAAGGTCCGGGAAATACGACTGCGTGATCCTGGACATCATGCTCCCCGAGATGGACGGCTTCGAGGTGATGGATCAGGTCAGGGACGAGGGGCACGACGTTCCGGTCATCATGCTCACCGCCAAGGACTCGGTGGAGGATCGGGTTCACGGGCTGGAGCAGGGGGCGGACGACTACCTGACCAAGCCCTTCGACTTCAAGGAACTGATGGCTCGGGTCAACGCCCTCATGAGGCGAAGCGGGGATCAGCGGAGGTCCATCCTCAAGTGCGGGCCCCTGACCCTGGATCCGGTGGCCCGGGAGTGCCGGGTTGGGGACATCAAGGTTCCCTTGAGGCGGCGGGAGTTCGACATCCTGGAGCTTCTCATGCGCTATGAGAACCAGGTGTTCAGCCGGGACAAGATAATAGCCCAGGTGTGGCAGAAGGAGTACGACGGGACCAGCAACGTGGTGGACGTCCACATAAAGTACCTGAGGGACAAGCTTCGTCCATTCAACCTGGACATGATGGTGGTCACCGTCAGGGGAGTGGGCTACAAGGTGGCGAATCCCGAAGGGGAGTAA
- the rpsO gene encoding 30S ribosomal protein S15, which produces MISKEAKQRIIEEFKVHGADTGSPEVQVAILTHRIRELTEHMREHPKDFHSRRGLLAMVGKRRKLLAYLKEKDFGRYKNLVQRLGLRH; this is translated from the coding sequence TTGATATCCAAGGAGGCAAAGCAGCGTATCATCGAGGAGTTCAAGGTCCACGGGGCCGACACCGGATCCCCGGAGGTCCAGGTGGCCATACTGACCCACCGCATAAGGGAGCTCACAGAGCACATGAGGGAGCATCCGAAGGACTTCCACTCCCGGCGGGGCCTTCTCGCCATGGTGGGCAAGAGGCGCAAGCTCCTGGCCTACCTCAAGGAGAAGGACTTTGGCCGCTACAAGAACCTGGTCCAGCGTCTCGGGCTCCGGCACTGA
- a CDS encoding polyribonucleotide nucleotidyltransferase, whose translation MHKVVQLELGGRVLSFETGRMAKQANGAVYASYGETAVLVTSVMSEKPREGLDFFPLLVDYEERFYSAGKIPGGFIKREGRPSETAILSGRMVDRSIRSLFPEHMRNDVHVVATVLSVDQHNPPNVLAINAASAALAISDIPWDGPIGAVRIGCIDGQLLVNPTEPQMAESTLDLLVAGHDGGITMVEAGANEVSEDLLVDAMELAHQEIRRIVAFIRDLQAQVGLKKVEIAPPARIDEIDAWIEAELKEEIYKAVQIHHKVERKDALSAITKRAVERFEESHPGCAGYVASVVEEWVKKGLRRLLLDEGRRADGRAMDQLRPITCEVGVLPKVHGSALFTRGETQALAVTTLGMMGEDDQILDGLKIDEPAKRFLLHYNFPPYSVGEVRPMRGPGRREIGHGALAERALRPMLPSEDQFPYVVRVVSDILESNGSSSMASVCGGSLSMMDAGVPIKKAVAGVAMGLVTDGSRVCILTDIQGLEDHYGDMDFKVAGTRDGVTALQMDNKAGGITREILKRALDQARDGRMRILDIMDGAIRSPRDQISPNAPRIMTITIDPDKIRDVIGPGGKTIRSIIAQTGAKVDVQDDGRVCVAAQTEEAASQAIKIISDLTREVQAGEIFVGRITRMLGFGYFVEVLPGKEGLLHVSEISSHHIPKIEDAFSIGDEVLVVVREIDDMNRINLSRRRLIDRYDQLAKDPALAAQVEVERAREIRYGTLKPEGGSPKGPQGRRDSDRRPSGGDRRDKHHR comes from the coding sequence ATGCACAAGGTTGTACAGTTGGAGTTAGGGGGCCGCGTCCTGTCCTTTGAGACCGGCAGGATGGCCAAGCAGGCCAACGGGGCGGTTTACGCCAGCTACGGGGAGACCGCCGTGCTGGTCACGTCGGTCATGTCCGAGAAGCCCAGGGAGGGGCTGGACTTCTTCCCCCTGCTGGTGGACTACGAAGAGAGGTTCTACTCCGCTGGCAAGATCCCCGGAGGGTTCATAAAGAGGGAGGGGAGACCCTCTGAGACCGCCATCCTGAGCGGGCGGATGGTGGATCGGTCCATAAGGTCCCTCTTCCCGGAGCACATGAGGAACGATGTCCACGTGGTGGCCACGGTCCTGTCGGTGGATCAGCACAATCCGCCGAACGTCCTGGCCATAAACGCCGCGTCCGCCGCCCTGGCCATATCGGACATCCCATGGGATGGCCCCATAGGTGCGGTGCGGATAGGATGCATAGACGGTCAGCTGCTGGTGAACCCCACGGAGCCCCAGATGGCGGAGAGCACCCTGGACCTGCTGGTGGCCGGTCACGACGGGGGAATAACCATGGTGGAGGCGGGGGCCAACGAGGTCTCCGAGGACCTGCTGGTGGACGCCATGGAGTTGGCCCACCAGGAGATAAGGCGCATAGTGGCCTTCATAAGGGACCTCCAGGCCCAGGTGGGGCTCAAGAAGGTGGAGATAGCCCCCCCCGCTCGGATCGATGAGATAGACGCCTGGATAGAGGCGGAGCTCAAGGAGGAGATATACAAGGCGGTCCAGATCCACCACAAGGTGGAGCGGAAGGACGCCCTGTCGGCCATAACCAAGAGGGCGGTGGAGCGCTTCGAGGAGTCCCACCCGGGTTGTGCCGGATACGTGGCCTCGGTGGTGGAGGAGTGGGTCAAGAAGGGGCTCCGCCGGCTCCTGCTGGACGAGGGCCGTAGGGCGGATGGCAGGGCCATGGACCAGTTGCGTCCCATCACCTGCGAGGTGGGAGTGCTCCCCAAGGTGCACGGCTCCGCCCTGTTCACCCGGGGTGAGACCCAGGCCCTGGCGGTCACCACCCTGGGCATGATGGGGGAGGATGATCAGATCCTGGACGGACTCAAGATAGACGAGCCAGCCAAGCGGTTCCTTCTGCACTACAACTTCCCCCCCTATTCGGTGGGGGAGGTGCGCCCCATGAGGGGGCCCGGCAGGAGGGAGATAGGCCATGGGGCCTTGGCGGAGAGGGCCCTTCGCCCCATGCTGCCCTCCGAGGATCAGTTCCCCTACGTGGTGAGGGTGGTGTCCGACATACTGGAGTCCAACGGATCCAGCTCCATGGCCAGCGTATGCGGCGGCAGCCTTTCCATGATGGATGCGGGAGTCCCCATAAAGAAGGCGGTGGCCGGGGTTGCCATGGGGCTCGTCACCGACGGATCCAGGGTTTGCATCCTCACCGATATCCAGGGTCTCGAGGACCACTACGGGGACATGGACTTCAAAGTGGCGGGCACCCGGGACGGGGTGACCGCCCTTCAGATGGACAACAAGGCGGGGGGCATCACCAGGGAGATCCTCAAGAGGGCCCTGGATCAGGCCCGGGATGGCCGGATGAGGATCCTGGACATAATGGACGGGGCCATAAGGTCCCCCAGGGATCAGATATCCCCCAACGCCCCCAGGATAATGACCATTACCATCGATCCGGATAAGATCCGGGACGTCATAGGCCCCGGTGGCAAGACCATAAGGTCCATAATCGCCCAGACGGGGGCCAAGGTGGACGTCCAGGACGACGGTCGGGTCTGCGTGGCGGCCCAGACCGAGGAGGCGGCCAGCCAGGCCATAAAGATCATATCGGACCTCACCCGGGAGGTTCAGGCTGGGGAGATCTTCGTGGGCCGCATCACCAGGATGCTGGGCTTCGGCTACTTCGTGGAGGTGCTGCCCGGCAAGGAGGGGTTGCTGCACGTGAGCGAGATAAGCTCCCACCACATACCCAAGATAGAGGACGCGTTCTCCATCGGTGACGAGGTCCTGGTGGTGGTCCGGGAGATCGACGACATGAACCGGATAAACCTCTCCCGCCGGCGCCTGATCGATCGCTACGACCAGCTGGCCAAGGACCCGGCGCTTGCTGCCCAGGTGGAGGTGGAGAGGGCCCGAGAGATCCGTTATGGGACCCTTAAGCCCGAAGGTGGATCCCCCAAGGGGCCCCAGGGGCGCAGGGACTCGGACAGGAGGCCCTCCGGCGGAGACAGGAGGGACAAGCACCACCGATGA
- the dut gene encoding dUTP diphosphatase, with product MTDVLVKIKRDPSAADLPLPSHGTVHASGVDLRSNEEGVLQPGEVRAFGTGLSVEIPPGYEFQVRSRSGLALKNRVMVLNSPGTVDADYRGEVRVILYNAGAQPFQVRRGDRIAQMVLCPVLRPVFVEVDSLSGTERDSGGFGSTGVR from the coding sequence ATGACGGACGTTCTGGTCAAGATAAAGAGGGACCCCTCCGCCGCGGATCTGCCCCTGCCCAGCCATGGGACGGTCCACGCCTCCGGGGTGGACCTCAGATCCAACGAGGAGGGGGTCCTGCAGCCCGGCGAGGTGAGGGCCTTCGGCACGGGACTTTCGGTGGAGATACCCCCGGGCTACGAGTTCCAGGTCCGCAGCAGGAGCGGCCTGGCGCTTAAGAACCGGGTGATGGTGCTCAACTCCCCCGGCACCGTGGACGCGGACTACCGGGGAGAGGTGAGGGTGATCCTGTATAACGCGGGGGCCCAGCCCTTTCAGGTTAGGAGGGGAGATCGGATTGCCCAGATGGTCCTGTGTCCGGTGCTGAGGCCCGTCTTCGTGGAGGTGGACTCCCTTAGCGGCACCGAGAGGGACTCAGGGGGGTTCGGAAGTACCGGGGTCAGATAG
- a CDS encoding sodium-dependent transporter yields MAEQIKGQNEQWSSRWGLVFAAIGMAVGTGNIWRFPRVAATNGGGAFHIAYFFALILWAIPLLCAEAVWGKSARMGVIGSWKEMLGRKWTWVGGFIAWVCLAITFYYAVVIGWCIRYFLYAVSGVIKPGVDTEALWKAFINDPMAGLLFFAIAVGMSLFICLAGVQNGLERANKIMIPSIFILLIFLAIRANFLPNSWKGLEYLFTVRADDVFRAKTYLEAFTQVAWSTGAGWGLFLTYYVYTSKKEDILLNSITTAFADTTAASLAALCVIPTIFAFAPDPMAAVKSGNNGIAFIHLTRLFAEIPGGVIMAIAFFLALIMAALSSEISMMELGCRILADAGWDRKKAAWTIGIACLVCGAPSAMDNTFFENQDWVWGVGLLISGLLFSIGAMKVGVKKLWVEWIEPCSDVKAEWMWSLVKLFPVWFVIIFGWWLMQSISWYPGEWYKFLPISKYTYTPGTMFVQWAIAAAVFFLLNNWLADTMKYKLQPKD; encoded by the coding sequence ATGGCAGAACAGATCAAGGGACAGAATGAGCAATGGTCTAGTCGTTGGGGACTCGTGTTCGCCGCCATCGGCATGGCGGTGGGGACCGGCAACATCTGGCGCTTCCCCCGGGTGGCCGCCACCAACGGGGGCGGAGCGTTCCACATAGCCTACTTCTTCGCCCTCATACTTTGGGCCATACCCCTCCTCTGCGCCGAGGCGGTGTGGGGCAAGTCCGCCCGGATGGGGGTCATCGGCTCCTGGAAGGAGATGCTGGGCAGGAAGTGGACCTGGGTGGGTGGCTTCATTGCCTGGGTCTGTCTCGCAATCACGTTCTACTACGCGGTCGTCATAGGTTGGTGCATAAGATACTTCCTCTACGCCGTAAGCGGAGTGATAAAGCCGGGGGTCGATACCGAAGCCCTCTGGAAGGCCTTCATCAACGACCCAATGGCGGGGCTTCTCTTCTTCGCCATAGCGGTTGGTATGTCGCTCTTCATCTGTCTGGCGGGGGTCCAGAACGGCCTCGAGAGGGCCAACAAGATAATGATCCCCTCCATCTTCATTCTCCTGATCTTCCTGGCCATCAGGGCAAACTTCCTGCCCAACTCCTGGAAGGGACTGGAGTACCTCTTCACCGTGCGGGCCGATGACGTTTTCAGAGCAAAGACCTACCTGGAGGCCTTCACCCAAGTGGCCTGGTCCACCGGGGCCGGGTGGGGGCTGTTCCTGACCTACTACGTCTACACCAGCAAGAAGGAGGACATACTTCTCAACTCCATTACCACCGCCTTTGCGGACACAACCGCCGCATCCCTGGCAGCCCTATGCGTTATCCCCACCATATTCGCCTTCGCCCCGGATCCCATGGCGGCAGTCAAGTCTGGCAACAACGGCATAGCCTTCATCCACCTGACCAGGCTGTTCGCCGAGATACCGGGGGGCGTGATAATGGCCATAGCCTTCTTCCTGGCTCTCATAATGGCGGCCCTGAGCTCCGAGATATCCATGATGGAACTAGGGTGCCGGATCCTGGCCGACGCAGGCTGGGACCGCAAGAAGGCCGCCTGGACCATTGGCATCGCCTGTCTTGTGTGCGGGGCCCCCTCTGCCATGGACAACACCTTCTTCGAGAACCAGGACTGGGTCTGGGGGGTGGGGCTCCTCATATCGGGACTCCTCTTCTCCATTGGCGCCATGAAGGTGGGGGTCAAGAAGCTCTGGGTGGAGTGGATCGAGCCCTGCTCGGACGTGAAGGCGGAGTGGATGTGGAGCCTGGTCAAGCTCTTCCCCGTGTGGTTCGTGATAATCTTCGGCTGGTGGCTCATGCAGTCCATCAGCTGGTACCCGGGTGAGTGGTACAAGTTCCTCCCCATCTCCAAGTACACCTACACGCCCGGAACCATGTTCGTCCAGTGGGCCATCGCCGCCGCGGTGTTCTTCCTCCTCAACAACTGGCTTGCGGACACCATGAAGTACAAGCTCCAGCCCAAGGACTAG
- the thrS gene encoding threonine--tRNA ligase yields MAVFVSASGDRYESSGPISVGEALKALGVSLDGVVAARVDGVLVDLGANVEGGQLEPVLGSSEEGLDILRHSASHLMAQAVMRLFPGAKLGIGPSIKDGFYYDILFPSQVTDEDLPRIEEEMMRIVRDDLPVERLVMGRDEALELFRSRGEDFKLELISEIQDDTVSLYRQGEFVDLCRGPHVPRTGMLKHVKLLSLAGAYWRGDEKNVMLTRIYGTAFMDGESLGAYLNRLEEARQRDHRKIGREMDLFSIQPEGPGFPFFHPKGMVILNELVDFWKREHKRRGYNEIRTPLILDRSLWERSGHWDHYRDNMYFTSIDDRPFAIKPMNCPGGILVFKSSTRSYRDLPLRMSELGVVHRHERSGVLHGLMRVRCFTQDDAHIYCTPDQVGDEIAGVIDLMKYVYSQVFGFNYRVELSTRPDNYMGSLELWNLAEEKLKQTLEATGTDYKINPGDGAFYGPKIDFHLEDSIGRTWQCGTIQLDFQMPEKFDVSYVGADGADHRPVMIHRTVFGSLERFLGILIEHYAGAFPFWLAPVQVRVLPVKPEFEDRSRQVEAALKSWGVRVEVDVRDEKLGKKIRDAQLSKVPYMIVIGAKEAETGGVSVRHRSDGDLGTMSMDVLRDRLQGEFKPS; encoded by the coding sequence ATGGCGGTTTTCGTTAGCGCTTCTGGCGATAGGTATGAGTCTTCGGGGCCGATCTCGGTGGGGGAGGCCCTTAAGGCGCTTGGGGTTTCACTGGATGGGGTGGTGGCCGCCCGGGTGGATGGGGTTCTGGTGGATCTCGGCGCCAACGTGGAGGGGGGGCAGCTGGAGCCCGTCCTGGGTTCCAGCGAGGAGGGGCTCGATATCCTGAGGCACTCGGCCTCTCATCTGATGGCCCAGGCGGTGATGCGTCTCTTCCCTGGGGCCAAGCTGGGCATCGGGCCATCCATCAAGGACGGCTTCTACTATGACATCCTCTTCCCGTCCCAGGTCACCGACGAGGATCTGCCCAGGATAGAGGAGGAGATGATGCGGATAGTCCGGGATGACCTGCCGGTGGAGCGGTTGGTCATGGGCCGAGACGAGGCCCTGGAGCTTTTCCGCTCCCGGGGGGAGGACTTCAAGCTGGAGCTCATATCGGAGATCCAGGACGACACCGTTTCGCTCTACCGGCAGGGGGAGTTCGTGGACCTCTGCAGGGGGCCCCATGTTCCCCGCACCGGGATGCTCAAACACGTCAAGCTCCTGTCCCTGGCGGGGGCCTACTGGCGGGGGGACGAGAAGAACGTGATGCTCACCCGCATATACGGCACCGCCTTCATGGACGGGGAGTCCCTTGGGGCATACCTGAATAGGCTGGAGGAGGCCCGTCAGAGGGACCACCGCAAGATAGGCCGGGAGATGGACCTCTTCAGCATTCAGCCCGAGGGGCCCGGGTTCCCCTTCTTCCACCCCAAGGGGATGGTGATCCTCAACGAGCTGGTGGACTTCTGGAAGAGGGAGCACAAACGGCGGGGGTACAACGAGATCCGGACCCCCCTCATCCTGGACAGGTCCCTGTGGGAGAGGTCTGGCCACTGGGATCACTACCGGGACAACATGTACTTCACTTCCATTGACGACAGGCCCTTCGCCATCAAGCCCATGAACTGTCCCGGAGGCATTCTGGTCTTTAAGAGCTCCACCCGGAGCTATAGGGACCTTCCCCTTCGCATGTCCGAGCTGGGGGTGGTCCATCGGCACGAGAGGTCCGGGGTGCTGCACGGCCTCATGCGGGTCCGGTGCTTCACCCAGGACGATGCCCACATCTACTGCACCCCCGATCAGGTGGGGGACGAGATAGCCGGGGTCATCGACCTCATGAAGTACGTCTACAGCCAGGTGTTCGGCTTTAACTATCGGGTGGAGCTGTCCACCCGGCCGGATAACTACATGGGCAGCCTGGAGCTGTGGAACCTGGCGGAGGAGAAGCTGAAGCAGACCCTGGAGGCCACCGGCACCGATTACAAGATCAACCCTGGGGACGGGGCTTTCTACGGGCCAAAGATCGACTTCCACCTGGAGGATTCCATAGGGAGGACCTGGCAGTGCGGCACCATACAGCTGGACTTCCAGATGCCCGAGAAGTTTGACGTATCCTATGTGGGGGCCGATGGGGCGGACCACCGGCCGGTGATGATCCACCGGACCGTCTTCGGAAGCCTGGAGAGGTTCCTGGGGATCCTCATCGAGCATTATGCGGGTGCCTTCCCCTTCTGGTTGGCACCGGTTCAGGTGAGGGTGCTTCCCGTGAAGCCCGAGTTCGAGGACAGGTCCCGCCAGGTGGAGGCGGCCCTCAAGTCCTGGGGGGTTAGGGTGGAGGTGGATGTGAGGGACGAGAAGCTGGGCAAGAAGATCCGGGACGCCCAGCTCTCCAAGGTTCCTTACATGATAGTCATAGGCGCCAAGGAAGCGGAGACCGGAGGCGTTTCGGTCCGCCACAGGTCCGACGGCGACCTGGGGACCATGTCCATGGACGTCCTGAGGGACAGGCTCCAGGGGGAGTTCAAGCCCAGCTGA
- the infC gene encoding translation initiation factor IF-3, with protein sequence MDRQQISIGRWRAISFKDDEPRVNLEIRAAEVLLIDDQNVKVGVVPIQEALRMAEERELDLVEVAPLAKPPVCKIMDYGKYRFQQQKRDKDARKKQKSQALKEIKMRPKIDVHDYTFKVKAVRSFLEDGHRVKVSVFFRGREMAFLDRGREVLDRVRKDVEDLGKVEMEPRMEGSYMRMMIAPLLQQASKDQGGSKSARPVSKDSRNSNSLDPGSDES encoded by the coding sequence TTGGACCGCCAGCAAATTTCCATCGGGAGGTGGCGTGCTATAAGCTTCAAGGATGATGAACCCCGCGTCAATTTGGAGATCCGGGCGGCGGAGGTGCTTCTGATCGACGATCAGAACGTGAAGGTGGGGGTGGTGCCCATCCAGGAGGCCCTCAGGATGGCTGAGGAGAGGGAGCTGGACCTGGTTGAGGTGGCCCCGCTGGCCAAGCCGCCGGTCTGCAAGATAATGGACTACGGCAAGTATCGGTTCCAGCAGCAGAAGAGGGACAAGGACGCCCGCAAGAAGCAGAAAAGCCAGGCCCTCAAGGAGATAAAGATGAGGCCCAAGATCGATGTCCACGACTACACCTTCAAGGTGAAGGCGGTAAGGTCCTTCCTGGAGGATGGGCATCGGGTGAAGGTCTCGGTCTTCTTCCGGGGACGTGAGATGGCCTTCTTGGATCGGGGGCGTGAGGTGCTTGACAGGGTCCGCAAGGACGTGGAGGACCTGGGCAAGGTTGAGATGGAGCCCAGGATGGAGGGGTCCTACATGAGGATGATGATAGCTCCGCTACTTCAGCAGGCCTCGAAGGACCAGGGGGGTTCTAAGTCCGCACGTCCGGTCTCGAAGGATAGCCGCAATTCCAATTCATTGGACCCTGGGTCCGACGAATCTTGA
- the rpmI gene encoding 50S ribosomal protein L35 gives MPKVKTHSGAKKRFSVTGSGKLVFKKSGRSHLLECKNAKRRRRLRKQGVLTGTIAENIKKMMPYA, from the coding sequence TTGCCAAAGGTAAAGACCCATTCCGGGGCGAAGAAGCGATTCTCTGTGACCGGATCCGGCAAGCTGGTTTTCAAGAAGAGCGGCAGGAGCCACCTTCTGGAGTGCAAGAACGCCAAGCGGCGCCGCCGCCTCCGCAAGCAGGGGGTCCTCACCGGAACCATCGCAGAGAACATCAAGAAGATGATGCCCTACGCTTAA
- the rplT gene encoding 50S ribosomal protein L20: MRVKGSSASRRKQKKLYNITKGFWGRKKNVYRRAREAYLHALSKAYSDRRAKKRDFRRLWIIRINAAARMHGMSYNSLISGLKKGGISVNRKMLADLAVNDSAAFGAIVAKAKEALSR, encoded by the coding sequence ATGAGGGTAAAGGGCTCCAGCGCAAGCCGACGCAAGCAGAAGAAGCTCTACAACATAACTAAGGGCTTCTGGGGAAGGAAGAAGAACGTATACAGGAGGGCCAGGGAGGCGTACCTGCATGCCCTCTCCAAGGCCTACAGCGACCGCAGGGCCAAGAAGCGGGACTTCCGCAGGCTCTGGATAATAAGGATCAACGCCGCCGCCAGGATGCACGGCATGAGCTACAACTCCCTCATATCGGGTCTCAAGAAGGGCGGCATCTCCGTCAACCGCAAGATGTTGGCGGATCTGGCGGTCAACGACTCCGCCGCCTTCGGTGCCATCGTCGCAAAGGCCAAGGAGGCCCTGAGCCGCTAG
- a CDS encoding TrkH family potassium uptake protein, producing MRSYSSFKPELWLVYGFLLLIAAGALALWGIGELVGRPLDPIDALFTATSAVCVTGLSTVDVGTALPLPSQLVLLLLIQLGGLGVMAATTSFYLMLGAKVGFKERLAWAESMGLDTPRGAIRLLLLVIRVSLIAETVMAVPLFVGFARREGAVRGAYMAIFHSISAFCNAGFSPYSDSLVSFATEPLVMLPITVLIVVGGLGFPVLDDVLKSVRSRRWRPSSYTRVVLTFTPVLILLGSVVFLLGEINGVLRDMPWPHKLINALFMSVTPRTAGFNSVPLGRMSGVSLLFTSFLMWVGANPSSTGGGVKVTTFAVLWSSCTSEIRGRSDVCLARRHVDWRTQRKAITVAVLYTLAVFVAVFMLAVFEPEVDISSLVFEAISAMGTVGLSLGVTPHLSPDGKMVLIFLMYWGRVGIVTFLYSIFRRHEPGRVSLPNLDMPIG from the coding sequence ATGCGATCATATAGCTCGTTCAAGCCTGAGCTGTGGTTGGTCTACGGGTTCCTGTTGCTCATAGCGGCGGGAGCCCTTGCTCTTTGGGGGATCGGTGAGTTGGTGGGACGGCCTCTGGACCCCATAGACGCCCTCTTCACCGCCACCTCCGCGGTCTGCGTCACCGGCCTCTCGACCGTCGATGTGGGCACCGCCCTGCCCCTGCCGTCCCAACTGGTACTGCTGCTCCTGATCCAGCTTGGGGGGCTTGGGGTCATGGCGGCCACCACATCCTTCTACCTAATGTTGGGTGCCAAGGTGGGCTTCAAGGAACGCCTGGCTTGGGCGGAGAGCATGGGGCTTGACACCCCAAGGGGGGCCATCAGGCTCCTTCTACTGGTCATCCGGGTCTCCTTGATCGCCGAGACGGTCATGGCGGTGCCCCTCTTCGTGGGTTTCGCCAGGAGGGAGGGAGCGGTTAGGGGTGCCTACATGGCCATCTTCCACTCGATCAGCGCCTTCTGCAATGCGGGCTTCTCTCCCTACTCGGACAGCCTGGTCTCCTTCGCCACCGAGCCCCTGGTGATGCTCCCCATAACGGTCCTCATCGTGGTGGGGGGGCTTGGTTTCCCGGTGCTGGATGACGTCCTAAAGAGCGTGAGATCCCGACGATGGCGACCATCCAGCTACACCCGGGTGGTGCTCACCTTCACCCCGGTCCTCATCCTCCTTGGCTCCGTGGTCTTCCTGCTTGGGGAGATAAACGGGGTGCTTAGGGACATGCCCTGGCCCCATAAGCTGATCAACGCCCTTTTCATGAGCGTTACCCCCCGAACCGCTGGGTTCAACTCGGTTCCCCTGGGGAGGATGTCCGGGGTATCCCTCCTTTTCACCTCCTTTCTGATGTGGGTTGGGGCAAACCCCTCATCCACCGGTGGGGGAGTTAAGGTGACCACCTTTGCGGTGCTGTGGTCCTCTTGTACATCGGAGATAAGGGGCAGGTCGGACGTGTGCCTGGCCAGGCGACACGTGGACTGGCGAACCCAGAGGAAGGCCATCACGGTGGCGGTGCTGTATACTCTTGCCGTGTTCGTTGCGGTGTTCATGCTGGCTGTCTTCGAGCCCGAGGTGGACATATCCAGCCTGGTCTTCGAGGCCATATCCGCCATGGGCACCGTGGGTCTCTCGTTGGGGGTTACCCCTCACCTCTCCCCGGATGGGAAGATGGTTTTGATCTTCCTCATGTACTGGGGAAGGGTGGGGATAGTGACGTTCCTGTACTCCATATTCAGAAGGCATGAGCCGGGCAGGGTCTCCCTGCCCAACCTGGACATGCCAATAGGCTGA